A single genomic interval of Mucilaginibacter robiniae harbors:
- the rplS gene encoding 50S ribosomal protein L19, protein MDLVKFVEEQSVQKKEVPAFKAGDTVSVHYKIREGNKERVQVYQGVVIQRNSAGNTETFTVRKMSNGIGVERIFPINSPNIDKIEVNSYGKVRRAKLFYLRELTGKAARIKSKRV, encoded by the coding sequence ATGGATTTAGTAAAATTTGTTGAAGAGCAGTCAGTACAAAAAAAGGAAGTTCCTGCATTTAAAGCAGGTGATACTGTAAGCGTACATTATAAAATCAGAGAAGGTAACAAAGAACGTGTTCAGGTTTACCAAGGTGTAGTTATTCAGCGTAACAGCGCTGGTAACACTGAAACCTTTACCGTTCGTAAAATGTCTAACGGTATAGGTGTTGAGCGTATTTTCCCTATCAATTCTCCAAATATTGATAAAATTGAAGTGAATAGCTACGGTAAAGTACGTCGTGCTAAATTGTTCTACCTGCGCGAACTTACCGGTAAAGCTGCTCGTATCAAATCAAAACGCGTATAA